Proteins found in one Paraburkholderia caballeronis genomic segment:
- a CDS encoding MFS transporter: MTPTTLAPRRWWAIMPIVFITYSLAYLDRANYGFASAAGINRDLGISAGLSSLIGALFFLGYFFFQIPGAMYAERRSVRKLVFASLVLWGGCAALTGVVTNIPSLMVIRFALGIVEAAVMPAMLIFISHWFTKRERSRANTFLILGNPVTVLWMSVVSGYLVHSFGWRHMFVAEGVPAVVWAVCWWLLVRDRPADVAWLTDAEKRDLDAALRAEQAAIRPVRNYADAFRTPAVMLLSAQYFCWSIGVYGFVLWLPSIVKNGSSLGMVETGWLSALPYLAATIAMLATSWASDRTQHRKRFVWPFLALGALAFAASYALGATHFWLSYALLVIAGAAMYAPYGPFFAIVPELLPKNVAGGAMALINSMGALGSFVGSYVVGYLNGATGSPAASYAFMSAALVVAVGLTLAVKSRPDDASAAVTPLHGKQRT, translated from the coding sequence ATGACCCCGACTACGCTCGCACCGCGCCGCTGGTGGGCGATCATGCCGATCGTGTTCATCACCTACAGCCTCGCGTATCTGGACCGCGCGAACTACGGCTTCGCGTCGGCGGCCGGCATCAACCGCGACCTCGGCATCAGCGCCGGGCTGTCGTCGCTGATCGGCGCGCTGTTCTTCCTCGGCTACTTCTTCTTCCAGATTCCCGGCGCGATGTACGCGGAACGCCGCAGCGTGCGCAAGCTCGTGTTCGCGAGTCTCGTGCTGTGGGGCGGCTGCGCGGCGCTGACCGGCGTCGTCACGAACATCCCGTCGCTGATGGTCATCCGCTTCGCGCTCGGCATCGTCGAGGCCGCGGTGATGCCCGCGATGCTCATCTTCATCAGCCACTGGTTCACGAAACGCGAGCGTTCGCGCGCGAACACGTTCCTGATTCTCGGCAACCCGGTCACGGTGCTGTGGATGTCGGTCGTATCCGGGTATCTCGTGCATTCGTTCGGCTGGCGTCACATGTTCGTCGCGGAAGGCGTGCCGGCGGTCGTCTGGGCGGTCTGCTGGTGGCTGCTCGTGCGCGACCGGCCGGCCGACGTGGCGTGGCTGACCGACGCCGAGAAGCGCGACCTCGACGCCGCCTTGCGCGCGGAGCAGGCGGCGATCCGTCCGGTGCGCAACTACGCGGACGCGTTCCGCACGCCGGCCGTGATGCTGCTGAGCGCGCAGTACTTCTGCTGGAGCATCGGCGTGTACGGCTTCGTGCTGTGGCTGCCGTCGATCGTGAAGAACGGCTCGTCGCTCGGCATGGTCGAGACCGGCTGGCTGTCCGCGCTGCCGTATCTCGCGGCGACGATCGCGATGCTCGCGACGTCGTGGGCGTCGGACCGCACGCAGCACCGCAAGCGTTTCGTGTGGCCGTTCCTCGCGCTCGGCGCGCTCGCGTTCGCCGCGTCGTATGCGCTCGGCGCGACCCACTTCTGGCTGTCGTACGCGCTGCTCGTGATCGCGGGCGCGGCGATGTACGCGCCGTACGGCCCGTTCTTCGCGATCGTGCCGGAACTGCTGCCGAAGAACGTCGCCGGCGGCGCGATGGCGCTGATCAACAGCATGGGCGCGCTCGGCTCGTTCGTCGGCTCGTACGTGGTCGGCTATCTGAATGGCGCAACCGGCTCGCCTGCGGCATCCTATGCGTTCATGAGCGCCGCGCTTGTCGTCGCGGTCGGCCTCACGCTCGCGGTGAAGTCCCGGCCCGACGACGCCTCCGCGGCCGTCACGCCCCTGCACGGAAAACAACGGACATGA
- a CDS encoding NAD(P)-dependent oxidoreductase, whose product MKPTIVAYKTLPADVSAYLREHADVVEVDADQPGALAAALRDADGAIGASVKIAPAMLDGSRVKALSTISVGYDNFDVADLTRRGIVLAHTPDVLTESTADTVFSLILASARRVVELAEWVKAGHWKASIGPAQFGVDVQGKTLGIVGLGRIGGAVARRAALGFNMRVLYTNRSPNADAERLYGARRVELDELLATSDFVCLQVPLTDATRHLIGAAELRKMKRDAILINASRGATVDEPALIDALRDGTIRGAGLDVFETEPLPADSPLLAMPNVVALPHIGSATHETRHAMARCAAENLIAALDGTLTRNVVNREVLAR is encoded by the coding sequence ATGAAACCCACAATCGTCGCCTACAAGACCCTGCCTGCCGACGTGTCGGCGTATCTGCGCGAGCACGCGGACGTCGTCGAAGTCGACGCGGACCAGCCGGGCGCGCTCGCGGCCGCATTGCGCGACGCGGACGGCGCGATCGGCGCGAGCGTGAAGATCGCGCCGGCGATGCTCGACGGCTCGCGCGTGAAGGCGCTGTCGACGATCTCGGTCGGTTACGACAACTTCGACGTGGCGGACCTCACGCGGCGCGGCATCGTGCTCGCGCACACGCCGGACGTGCTGACCGAATCGACCGCCGACACGGTGTTCTCGCTGATTCTCGCGAGTGCGCGGCGCGTCGTCGAGCTGGCCGAATGGGTAAAGGCCGGCCACTGGAAGGCGAGCATCGGCCCGGCGCAGTTCGGCGTCGACGTGCAGGGCAAGACGCTCGGCATCGTCGGGCTCGGCCGCATCGGCGGCGCGGTCGCGCGGCGCGCGGCGCTCGGCTTCAACATGCGGGTGCTGTACACGAACCGCAGCCCGAATGCGGACGCGGAACGCCTGTATGGCGCGCGCCGCGTCGAACTCGACGAACTGCTCGCGACGTCGGATTTCGTGTGCCTTCAGGTGCCGCTCACCGACGCGACGCGACACCTGATCGGCGCGGCCGAACTGCGCAAGATGAAGCGCGACGCGATCCTGATCAACGCGTCGCGCGGCGCGACGGTCGACGAGCCCGCGCTGATCGACGCGCTGCGCGACGGCACGATCCGCGGCGCGGGGCTCGACGTGTTCGAGACCGAGCCGCTGCCGGCCGATTCGCCGCTGCTCGCGATGCCGAACGTCGTCGCGCTGCCGCACATCGGTTCCGCGACGCACGAGACGCGCCACGCGATGGCGCGCTGCGCGGCCGAGAACCTGATCGCCGCGCTCGACGGCACGCTGACCCGCAACGTCGTGAACCGCGAGGTGCTCGCGCGATGA
- a CDS encoding LacI family DNA-binding transcriptional regulator has product MTGGVVPRRATISDVAREAGTGKTSISRYLNGELNVLSPELRARIEAAIERLDYRPNQMARGLKRGRNRLIGLLIADLANPYSVEVLQGVEAACHALGYMPLICHAANEVEMERRYLQLLTTYRVEGVIVNALGVREATLRPVGSGGIPAVLIDRAVEGLDADVVGLDNAAAARLGTEHLLARGYDDIQFVVQPFEHVSSRRERAHAFRAALDAAPPARGGTLVLDLQDEDAVVRAFATLDERIADAARRGARCALFAANAPVALHVALHLKARYGVQWQQRVALLSVDDPDWAELAGITTIRQPTHEIGYRAVEFLNERIEGAAVAARVAAFAGELVVRASTGG; this is encoded by the coding sequence ATGACGGGCGGCGTCGTTCCGCGGCGCGCGACGATCAGCGACGTCGCGCGCGAGGCGGGCACCGGCAAGACCAGCATCTCGCGGTATCTGAACGGCGAGCTGAACGTGCTGTCGCCGGAACTGCGCGCGCGGATCGAGGCGGCGATCGAACGGCTCGACTACCGGCCGAACCAGATGGCGCGCGGGTTGAAGCGCGGCCGCAACCGGCTGATCGGCCTGTTGATCGCGGACCTCGCGAACCCGTATTCGGTCGAGGTGCTGCAAGGCGTCGAGGCCGCGTGCCACGCGCTCGGCTACATGCCGCTGATCTGCCACGCGGCGAACGAAGTCGAGATGGAGCGCCGTTATCTGCAATTGCTGACCACGTATCGCGTCGAAGGCGTGATCGTGAACGCGCTCGGCGTGCGCGAGGCGACGCTGCGGCCGGTCGGCAGCGGCGGGATTCCGGCGGTGCTGATCGACCGCGCGGTGGAAGGGCTCGACGCGGACGTGGTCGGCCTCGACAACGCGGCGGCCGCGCGGCTCGGCACCGAGCATCTGCTGGCGCGCGGCTACGACGACATCCAGTTCGTCGTGCAGCCGTTCGAGCACGTGAGTTCGCGGCGCGAGCGCGCGCATGCGTTTCGCGCCGCGCTCGACGCCGCGCCGCCCGCGCGCGGCGGCACGCTGGTGCTCGACCTGCAGGACGAGGACGCGGTGGTCCGCGCGTTCGCGACGCTCGACGAGCGGATCGCGGACGCCGCGCGACGCGGCGCGCGCTGCGCGCTGTTCGCGGCGAACGCGCCAGTCGCGCTGCACGTCGCGCTACATCTGAAGGCGCGTTACGGCGTGCAATGGCAGCAGCGGGTCGCGCTGCTGTCGGTCGACGATCCGGACTGGGCCGAACTCGCGGGCATCACGACGATCCGGCAGCCGACGCACGAGATCGGCTATCGCGCGGTCGAATTCCTGAACGAGCGGATCGAAGGCGCGGCGGTCGCGGCGCGCGTGGCGGCATTCGCCGGGGAACTGGTCGTGAGGGCTTCGACCGGCGGTTGA
- a CDS encoding YhfC family intramembrane metalloprotease, giving the protein MPVAPLTLICLSLATALVALAPIILYRRLAKPFALDWRDTVAGIAVFALFATVIERALNGYVLRADGPAAAWLANPVAFVAYGALVAGVCEEVGRYLAMRMLNGRSGVRGNAPVDSTGLGYGIGHGGAEAWLVGVLVQVQWITFAVLANRGELDSHLTNLSVDAVLRVHLILATLSPQFAGIFVIERIAALVFQLGLSVLMWRGVRAGSKTILPVAIAAHALIDLPAAMYQARLVSLTVVDGVYVAAAILVAIALFRACRSNRPIARAA; this is encoded by the coding sequence ATGCCGGTAGCCCCCCTCACGCTGATCTGCCTTTCGCTCGCGACGGCGCTCGTCGCACTCGCTCCGATCATCCTTTATCGACGCCTCGCGAAGCCGTTCGCGCTCGACTGGCGCGACACCGTCGCCGGCATCGCGGTGTTCGCGCTGTTCGCGACGGTGATCGAGCGCGCGCTGAACGGCTACGTGCTGCGCGCCGACGGCCCGGCCGCCGCGTGGCTCGCGAATCCGGTCGCGTTCGTCGCGTATGGCGCGCTGGTCGCGGGCGTCTGCGAAGAGGTCGGGCGCTACCTCGCGATGCGGATGCTGAACGGGCGCAGCGGCGTGCGCGGCAACGCGCCGGTGGACAGCACGGGACTCGGCTACGGGATCGGTCATGGCGGCGCGGAGGCGTGGCTCGTCGGCGTGCTCGTGCAGGTGCAGTGGATCACGTTCGCGGTGCTCGCGAACCGCGGCGAACTCGATTCGCACCTGACCAACCTGAGCGTCGATGCGGTGCTGCGCGTGCATCTGATTCTCGCCACGCTGTCGCCGCAGTTCGCGGGCATATTCGTGATCGAGCGCATCGCCGCGCTGGTGTTCCAGCTTGGCCTGTCGGTGCTGATGTGGCGCGGCGTACGCGCGGGCTCGAAGACGATCCTGCCGGTCGCGATCGCCGCGCATGCGCTGATCGATCTGCCCGCCGCGATGTATCAGGCGCGGCTCGTTTCGCTGACGGTCGTCGATGGCGTTTATGTGGCCGCCGCGATTCTCGTCGCGATCGCGCTGTTCAGGGCCTGCCGTTCGAACCGGCCCATCGCGCGCGCCGCATGA
- a CDS encoding DUF3022 domain-containing protein, which produces MEAYLYECASPDFEELARVIADLFPEQTRFAELPADDGTPQLTVHWVAMRFGAAARRMTITIAIAPAALARYRALPARLRSRSFAVLRAYVEATLGSLEEQHAKGESVPREVEIALDEEFA; this is translated from the coding sequence ATGGAAGCTTATCTGTACGAATGCGCGAGTCCCGATTTCGAGGAACTCGCGCGCGTGATCGCCGACCTGTTCCCCGAGCAGACGCGTTTCGCCGAACTGCCGGCCGACGACGGCACGCCGCAATTGACGGTCCACTGGGTCGCGATGCGCTTTGGCGCCGCCGCGCGCCGGATGACGATCACCATCGCGATCGCGCCGGCCGCGCTCGCGCGTTATCGCGCGTTGCCGGCGCGGCTGCGGAGCCGCAGCTTCGCGGTGCTGCGCGCGTATGTCGAAGCGACGCTCGGCTCGCTCGAAGAACAGCACGCGAAAGGCGAGAGCGTGCCGCGCGAAGTCGAGATCGCGCTGGACGAAGAGTTTGCGTGA
- a CDS encoding PGDYG domain-containing protein: MIELTQLDLRSDPAAQRVVKDETVTVEFAPATGELMSLEGPNRYARGDALITGSTGDRWVVSRERFDPKYLPADPSLAHGEPGRYRNRPAVVLAKRMDEPFTIVRSATGGDRLTGAAGDWVMQYAPGDYGVVQAARFAKVYRIAD; encoded by the coding sequence ATGATCGAACTGACCCAACTCGACCTGCGCAGCGATCCCGCCGCGCAACGCGTCGTCAAGGACGAAACCGTCACCGTCGAATTCGCCCCGGCCACGGGCGAACTGATGAGCCTCGAAGGCCCGAACCGTTATGCGCGCGGCGACGCGCTCATCACCGGCTCGACCGGCGACCGCTGGGTCGTGTCGCGCGAACGCTTCGATCCGAAGTACCTGCCCGCCGATCCGTCACTCGCACACGGCGAGCCGGGCCGCTATCGCAACCGCCCGGCCGTCGTGCTCGCGAAACGGATGGACGAGCCGTTCACGATCGTGCGCTCCGCAACCGGCGGCGACCGGCTGACCGGCGCGGCCGGCGACTGGGTGATGCAGTACGCGCCGGGCGATTATGGCGTCGTGCAGGCCGCGCGGTTCGCGAAGGTGTATCGCATCGCGGACTGA
- a CDS encoding Spy/CpxP family protein refolding chaperone: MKKAFVVLAATLSIGSAFAQTAAPAAAPTAASAAAHREQRVEERIAYLHSALKITPAQETQWNAFADVMRANGQSMSQLFQQRAATEKRSALDDMKQYAQISQVHADDMQKLVSAFEPLYNSLSPEQKALADTTFREHGQPPARRGAHHGKRGAKPAEAAPASAADAQ, encoded by the coding sequence ATGAAGAAAGCTTTTGTCGTTCTTGCCGCCACGCTGTCGATCGGCAGTGCGTTCGCACAGACCGCGGCACCGGCTGCCGCGCCCACGGCCGCATCGGCCGCCGCGCATCGCGAACAGCGCGTCGAGGAACGCATCGCCTACCTGCACTCCGCGCTGAAGATCACGCCGGCGCAGGAAACGCAGTGGAACGCATTCGCGGACGTGATGCGCGCGAACGGCCAGTCGATGAGCCAACTGTTTCAACAACGCGCGGCCACCGAAAAGCGTTCCGCGCTCGACGACATGAAGCAGTACGCGCAGATCTCGCAGGTCCACGCGGACGACATGCAGAAGCTCGTCAGCGCGTTCGAGCCGCTGTACAACAGCCTGTCGCCGGAACAGAAGGCGCTCGCCGACACGACGTTCCGCGAGCATGGCCAGCCGCCGGCCCGCCGTGGCGCGCATCACGGCAAGCGCGGCGCGAAGCCGGCCGAAGCCGCGCCGGCCAGCGCCGCCGACGCGCAATAA
- a CDS encoding Lrp/AsnC family transcriptional regulator, whose amino-acid sequence MRPPRLDQLDELDRSLVALLQENARESVANLARRLGVARTTVLARIARLERTQVIAGYGVRLGQDVLDASIQAWVGLIIGPKHGADVQKRLAKMPEVQLLCAVSGEYDYVAWLRADSPERLNDLLDQIGAMTGVERTTTSIVLARKVDRGSVTG is encoded by the coding sequence ATGAGACCGCCGCGCCTCGACCAGCTCGACGAACTCGACCGCAGCCTCGTCGCGCTGCTTCAGGAAAACGCGCGGGAGAGCGTCGCGAATCTCGCGCGCCGGCTCGGCGTCGCGCGCACGACGGTGCTCGCGCGGATCGCGCGGCTCGAACGCACGCAGGTGATCGCGGGGTACGGCGTGCGGCTCGGGCAGGACGTGCTCGACGCGAGCATCCAGGCATGGGTCGGCCTCATCATCGGGCCGAAGCACGGCGCGGACGTGCAGAAGCGTCTCGCGAAGATGCCCGAGGTGCAGTTGCTGTGCGCGGTCAGCGGCGAGTACGACTATGTCGCGTGGCTGCGCGCGGATTCGCCGGAGCGGCTGAACGATCTGCTCGACCAGATCGGCGCGATGACCGGCGTCGAACGCACGACGACGTCGATCGTGCTCGCGCGCAAGGTCGATCGCGGCTCGGTCACCGGCTGA
- a CDS encoding saccharopine dehydrogenase C-terminal domain-containing protein, with protein sequence MKVAIAGAGLIGHTIAQMLRETGDYEVAAFDRDAHALDALAAAGIPTRRVDSADAAALRAALQGFDVLVNALPYYLAVNVAAAAKGAGVHYFDLTEDVRATHAIRSLADSAEHVFMPQCGLAPGFIGLAAHALANRFTGIRDVKMRVGALPQFPTNALKYNLTWSVDGLINEYCQPCEAIRDGRTQWVQPLEGLEHFSLDGVEYEAFNTSGGLGTLCETLAGRVGALDYKSVRYPGHRDLMQFLLEDLRLADDRDTLKSMLRRAVPSTGQDVVLVFITVTGMRDGQLVQEVFTRKVFAGTVCGMPMSAIQITTAGAMCAVLDLFREKKLPQAGFVRQEQVPLDAFLANRFGRLYDGAPLDVRVAA encoded by the coding sequence ATGAAAGTTGCGATCGCAGGCGCGGGCCTGATCGGCCACACCATTGCGCAGATGCTGCGCGAGACCGGCGACTACGAAGTCGCCGCATTCGACCGCGACGCGCACGCGCTCGACGCCCTCGCGGCGGCCGGCATTCCGACCCGCCGCGTCGATTCGGCGGACGCGGCCGCGCTGCGCGCCGCGTTGCAGGGTTTCGACGTGCTCGTGAACGCGCTGCCGTATTACCTCGCGGTGAACGTCGCGGCGGCCGCGAAGGGCGCGGGCGTCCATTATTTCGACCTGACCGAGGACGTGCGCGCGACGCACGCGATCCGCAGTCTCGCGGACAGCGCGGAGCACGTATTCATGCCGCAATGCGGGCTCGCGCCGGGTTTCATCGGCCTTGCCGCGCATGCGCTCGCGAACCGCTTCACCGGGATCCGCGACGTGAAGATGCGGGTCGGCGCGCTGCCGCAGTTCCCGACCAATGCGCTGAAGTACAACCTGACGTGGAGCGTCGACGGACTCATCAACGAGTATTGCCAGCCGTGCGAAGCGATTCGCGATGGCCGGACGCAATGGGTGCAGCCGCTCGAAGGCCTCGAACATTTTTCGCTCGACGGCGTCGAGTACGAGGCGTTCAACACGTCGGGCGGGCTCGGCACGCTGTGCGAGACGCTGGCCGGCCGCGTCGGCGCGCTCGACTACAAGTCGGTCCGTTATCCGGGCCATCGCGACCTGATGCAGTTCCTGCTCGAAGACCTGCGCCTCGCCGACGACCGCGACACGCTGAAGTCGATGCTGCGCCGCGCGGTGCCGTCGACCGGGCAGGACGTCGTGCTCGTGTTCATCACGGTGACGGGGATGCGCGACGGGCAACTGGTGCAGGAGGTGTTCACGCGCAAGGTGTTTGCCGGCACCGTCTGCGGGATGCCGATGAGCGCGATCCAGATCACGACCGCGGGCGCGATGTGCGCGGTGCTCGACCTGTTCCGCGAGAAGAAGCTGCCGCAGGCGGGGTTCGTGCGTCAGGAGCAGGTGCCGCTCGATGCGTTTCTCGCGAATCGCTTCGGACGGCTGTACGACGGCGCGCCGCTCGACGTGCGGGTCGCCGCGTGA
- a CDS encoding AAA family ATPase produces MTRLVFVCGHAGTGKTTLAKRLAAPLAQATGEPLCLLDKDTLYGRYSAAVMGMLTGDPNDRDSPLFLQHLRDPEYQGLLDTARENLAMGVGAIVVGPLSREVRDRRLFDREWLRVGPEVAVSVVWVQTSEAAARERIERRANPGDAYKLSHWDEYRQRRFEPSDAQCDGLLIFDNTAPTNADFDALVRRIVADPAKNAD; encoded by the coding sequence GTGACGCGGCTGGTGTTCGTCTGCGGACACGCCGGCACCGGCAAGACCACGCTCGCGAAACGACTCGCCGCGCCGCTTGCGCAGGCCACTGGCGAACCGCTCTGCCTGCTCGACAAGGACACGCTGTACGGCCGCTACAGCGCGGCCGTGATGGGCATGCTCACCGGCGATCCGAACGACCGCGACAGCCCGCTGTTCCTCCAGCATCTGCGCGACCCCGAGTATCAGGGGCTGCTCGACACCGCGCGCGAGAACCTCGCAATGGGCGTCGGCGCGATCGTCGTCGGGCCGCTGTCGCGCGAGGTGCGCGACCGGCGGCTGTTCGATCGTGAATGGCTGCGCGTCGGCCCCGAGGTCGCGGTCAGCGTCGTGTGGGTGCAGACGTCGGAAGCGGCCGCGCGCGAGCGCATCGAGCGGCGCGCCAACCCGGGCGACGCGTACAAGCTCTCGCACTGGGACGAATACCGGCAGCGCCGCTTCGAGCCGTCCGATGCGCAATGCGACGGTCTGCTGATATTCGACAACACCGCGCCGACCAATGCGGATTTCGACGCGCTGGTCCGCCGCATCGTCGCCGATCCCGCGAAAAACGCCGATTGA
- the cydX gene encoding cytochrome bd-I oxidase subunit CydX, translating to MWYFSWILGIGVALGFGIINVMWLEANGKLLDGDTNSTSGGDTRDTRT from the coding sequence ATGTGGTACTTCTCGTGGATTCTCGGCATCGGCGTGGCGCTCGGCTTCGGCATCATCAACGTGATGTGGCTCGAAGCGAACGGCAAGCTCCTCGACGGCGACACCAACAGCACATCGGGCGGCGACACCCGGGACACCCGCACGTGA
- the corA gene encoding magnesium/cobalt transporter CorA: MLINCAAYQGGRKLADVAIPDISDYLSKPECFVWVALKDPDAGEMAAMKEEFGLHELAIEDVMNGNQRPKIDEFGNTLFAVLHTIELDDDGELVTGQVNVFAGPNFVLSVRHRAQQGFRDVRARCEREPELLNEGAGFVLYALMDSVVDRYMPVIEALANEIDELEDRIFEKQTLAASRAIIEDLYSLKRRLVILQHHVAPLVDAVGKLVGGRIPQICVGMQAYYRDVYDHLVRVANSIDARREMVVTAVQVNLGMISLAESEVTKRLGSFAALFAVPTMIAGIYGMNFQYIPELHFRFGYPLCIAMMVVIDVVLFFLFRRASWL; the protein is encoded by the coding sequence ATGCTCATCAATTGCGCCGCGTATCAGGGCGGCAGAAAACTGGCCGACGTCGCGATCCCGGACATCAGCGACTATCTGTCGAAGCCCGAGTGCTTCGTGTGGGTCGCGCTGAAGGACCCGGACGCGGGCGAGATGGCCGCGATGAAGGAGGAGTTCGGGCTGCACGAACTCGCGATCGAGGACGTGATGAACGGCAACCAGCGGCCGAAGATCGACGAGTTCGGCAACACGCTGTTCGCGGTGCTGCACACGATCGAACTGGACGACGACGGCGAACTCGTCACGGGCCAGGTGAACGTGTTCGCCGGGCCGAACTTCGTGCTGTCGGTCCGGCATCGCGCGCAGCAGGGTTTTCGCGACGTGCGCGCGCGCTGCGAGCGCGAGCCGGAACTGCTGAACGAGGGCGCGGGTTTCGTGCTGTATGCGCTGATGGACAGCGTGGTCGATCGCTACATGCCGGTGATCGAGGCGCTCGCGAACGAGATCGACGAACTGGAGGACCGCATCTTCGAGAAGCAGACGCTCGCGGCATCGCGCGCGATCATCGAGGACCTGTACTCGCTCAAGCGCCGCCTCGTGATCTTGCAGCACCATGTCGCGCCGCTCGTCGATGCGGTCGGCAAGCTGGTCGGCGGCCGCATTCCGCAGATCTGCGTCGGCATGCAGGCGTATTACCGCGACGTGTACGACCATCTGGTCCGGGTCGCGAACTCGATCGACGCGCGCCGCGAGATGGTCGTCACCGCGGTGCAGGTGAACCTCGGCATGATCTCGCTCGCGGAGAGCGAGGTGACGAAGCGGCTCGGCTCGTTCGCCGCGCTGTTCGCGGTGCCGACGATGATCGCCGGCATCTACGGGATGAACTTCCAGTACATCCCCGAGCTGCACTTCCGTTTCGGTTATCCGCTGTGCATTGCGATGATGGTCGTGATCGACGTGGTGCTGTTTTTCCTGTTCCGCCGCGCCAGCTGGCTGTGA
- a CDS encoding sugar ABC transporter substrate-binding protein, translating into MESRYRRRVVAAAVALCAAAALPLAAQAQQPAGGKPKVALVMKSLANEFFLTMETGAKDYQKHNASTFDLVTNGIRNETDTTAQIQIVEQMIVSKVDAIVLAPADSKALVPVVKKAVDAGIIVVNIDNRLDPDVLKSKDLNVPFVGPDNRKGARLVGDYLGKRLKAGDEVGIVEGVSTTTNAQQRTAGFKDAMQVVGAKIVSVQSGEWEIDKGNAVASAMLNEYPNLKALLCGNDNMAIGAVSAVRAAGRQGKVLVVGYDNIDAIRPMLKDGRVLATADQFAAKQAVFGIDTALKALSGHKKQSELSGVVETPVVLVTK; encoded by the coding sequence ATGGAATCCCGCTATCGCCGCCGCGTCGTCGCGGCCGCCGTCGCGCTCTGCGCGGCCGCCGCGCTGCCGCTTGCCGCGCAGGCGCAGCAGCCGGCCGGCGGCAAGCCGAAGGTCGCGCTCGTGATGAAGTCGCTTGCGAACGAGTTCTTCCTGACGATGGAGACCGGCGCGAAGGACTACCAGAAGCACAACGCGTCGACGTTCGACCTCGTGACGAACGGCATCCGCAACGAGACCGACACCACCGCGCAGATCCAGATCGTCGAACAGATGATCGTGTCGAAGGTCGATGCGATCGTGCTCGCGCCAGCCGATTCGAAGGCGCTCGTGCCGGTCGTGAAGAAGGCGGTCGACGCCGGGATCATCGTCGTCAACATCGACAACCGGCTCGACCCGGACGTGCTGAAGTCGAAGGACCTGAACGTGCCGTTCGTCGGCCCGGACAACCGCAAGGGCGCGCGCCTCGTCGGCGACTATCTCGGCAAGCGGCTGAAGGCGGGCGACGAGGTCGGCATCGTCGAGGGCGTGTCGACGACGACCAACGCGCAGCAGCGCACCGCCGGCTTCAAGGACGCGATGCAGGTCGTCGGCGCGAAGATCGTGTCGGTGCAGTCCGGCGAATGGGAGATCGACAAGGGCAACGCGGTCGCGTCGGCGATGCTCAACGAATACCCGAACCTGAAGGCGCTGCTGTGCGGCAACGACAACATGGCGATCGGCGCGGTGTCGGCGGTGCGCGCGGCGGGGCGCCAGGGCAAGGTGCTCGTGGTCGGCTACGACAACATCGACGCGATCCGGCCGATGCTGAAGGACGGCCGCGTGCTCGCGACCGCCGACCAGTTCGCGGCGAAGCAGGCGGTGTTCGGCATCGACACGGCGCTGAAGGCGCTTTCCGGCCACAAGAAGCAGTCGGAGTTGTCCGGCGTCGTCGAAACGCCGGTCGTGCTCGTGACGAAGTGA